The following DNA comes from Nerophis ophidion isolate RoL-2023_Sa linkage group LG16, RoL_Noph_v1.0, whole genome shotgun sequence.
TTGAGTAATCCTcttgcactgtataaaagggcgacagccgtgaacgtcggagggagaggcggagagacgagaagggGCCAGAGGGAAGGTGACGctcggagagagagagagagacggagagcgcgagagaggcgacgacacacgaagcagaaaggcaagcggctgacggagcagctgaaaagcagtttttattaaaaaaaagaagtctaaacgtgccgccgctatgtccttccttgacggtccttggaacccgcaccaCGGTTTAAGAAGTCTGTCACAcctatcaacctatcctcaggtgcatgtcttttgaggtgggaggagcctatccccaggtgcatatctttggaggtgggaggagcctatccccaggtgcatgtctttggaggtgggaggggcctatccccaagtgcatgtctttggaggtgggaggggcctatccctaggtgcatgtctttggaggtgggaggagcttatccccaggtgcatgcctttggaggtgggaggggcctatccccaggtgcatgtctttggaagtgggaggggcctatccccatgtgcatgtctttggaggtgggaggggcctatcctcaagtgcatgtctttggaggtgggaggagcctatccccaggcgcatgcctttggaggtgggaggggcctatccccaggtgcatgtcattggaggtgggaggagcctatccccaggtgcatgtctttggaggtgggaggggcttatccccaggcgcatgtgtttggaagtgggaggggcctatctccacgtgcatgtctttggaggtgggaggagcctatccccaggtgcatgtctttggaggtgggaggggcctatcccccggtgcatgtctttggaggtgggaggggcctatccccaggtgcatgtctttggaagtgggaggggcctatctccaggtgcatgtctttggaggtgggaggagcctatccccaggtgcatggctttggaggtgggaggggcctatccccaggtgcatgtctttggaggtgggaggggcctatccccaggtgcatgtctttggaagtgggagggacctatccccaggtgcatgtctttggaggtgggaggggcctatccccaggtgcatgtctttggaagtgggaggggcctatctccaggtgcatgtctttggaggtgggaggagcctatccccaggtgcatggctttggaggtgggaggggcctatccccaggtgcatgtctttggaggtgggaggggcctatccccaggtgcatgtctttggaagtgggagggacctatccccaggtgcatgtctttggaggtgggaggggcctatccccaggtgcatgtctttggaggtgggaggggcctatccccaagtgcatgtctttggaggtgggaggggcctatccccaggtgcatgtctttggaggtgggagggagcctgAGTACTCGGAgacaacccacgcagtcacggggagaacatgcaaattctgcacaaaaagatcccgagcccgggatcgaactcaagaccttcgtattgtgaggcaaaaacaccaacccctctaccaccgtgctagCCCTCGGCCGTGTCAATCAAACttcatttataaagcgctttcGATATATTGTTTCCAAATACACAGGACAAGATGTTCAGATCCTCCTCTCTgtgctgccaccttgtggtggtcgaggagtttgcgtgtcccaatgatcctaggagttatgttgtctgggggctttatgctccctggtagggtctcccaagataaaccggtcctaggtgagggatcagacaaagatcaGACCTCGAAGACCTCTCTAAAGAACAGACACAGGACCCAGATTTCGCTCGCCCGGACACGGACCACCGGGaaccccctctggagccaggcccggagttggggcctGGTGGGTCCGGGCCTGTTCCCATTGGGCctgaagaggcaacatgggtcccccctccaatggactcaccacccatagcaagggccatagaggtcgggcgctatgtgagctgggcggcaggcGAGGtcagatcctcggctacagaagctagctcttgagacgtggaatgtcacctcgctgggggggaaggagcctgagctagagCGCGAGGTAGAGacattccggctggatatagtcggactcactagGACGTACAgcaagggactggactctcttccactctggcggtgctagcagtgagaggcaacgggctggggtggcgATTCTTGTTgcacccccggctcaaagcctgcacgttggagttcaagctggtagcctccctccgccggCGGGTGGGGGGGcgtgtcctgactgttgtttgcgcttacacGCCAACTGGAAGCTCAGAGTACTCACCCTTTTTGGATTGACTCgaggagtactggagagtgctcccccacCTGATTCCCTCGGACTTCTGTAACGATCCGTCACTTCATAagggcccgcatggcccattgccaaaggactcccaccagtcctttggcaatggccaaaggacctattgtttttcttgcgttttattattattctttatttattattattccgacgcctctttgaactgtaatttgaccccctgaacatgcttcaaaactcaccaaatttcacacactcatcagaactggcaaaaattgccatcaaataaaaaaaaaaaaaaacccaaaaatcaaaaatgcgctctagcgcctcctaggaaaaaaaaaaacagactgcttgtaacttccgttaggaatgtcgtagagacatgttagacccgctcgacatccattgctttcggtcccctagaggggggggggggggttgcccacatctgaggtcctctccaaggtttctcatagtcagcattgtcactggcgtcccactggatgtgaattctccctgcccactgggtgtgagttttccttgcccttttgtgggttcttccgaggatgttgtagtcgtaatgatttgtgcagtcctttgagacatttgtgatttggggctatataaataaacattgattgattgaaacaaaaacctctatgtaggtctaacttagacctacatttcccaatttaaacttcgatagcaaaaatcaacagaaattttgcaaaaacccttccgaagcaaaatttgcctaaaaaatgcaatttttgcctctttgagctataatttgacccccttaaaatgcttcaaaactcaccaaacttggcacacacatcaggactggcaaaaattgcgatataatgaaaaaaccaaaccccaaaactcaaaattgcgctctagcgcaatttttgaataaaacacagaaaaaactgctcctaggaagaaaacacagacaaaactgcttgtaacttcccgtaggaatgtcggaaagacatgaaacaaaaacatccatgtaggtctcacttagacctacattttaatgatcaacatccttcagcaaaaatcaacaggaagttaaaaattaccccttcaaaataaaagttttgttaacacccgtcacctttttcaaacgttatctcctctgagcgtgtttgtcgtttcagcttcaaactcgcacagaagagagtttgaacccttctaattaaaagttatcgaaagagttttaattactgctccggtttggattttacgcgccatcaaaaaaacctgcgcgaattttcctaaaaaatgtcatttttgcctctttgagcagtagtttgacccccttaaaatgcttcaaggtgcaagttaaagcactactatgcaaactgaaagccatttatcaacaacatccagaaaaaaactatctgtaatttcacccccttaacatgcttcaaaactcaccaaattttacacacacattaggactggcaaaaattgccatctaataaaaaaccaaaccccaaaaatcaaaagtgcgctctagcgccccctaagaaaaaacacagaaaaaactgcttgtaacttctgttaggaatgtcgtagggacatgaataaaaaacttctatgtaggtctgactaagaccagggcttgagtctcggcggcagcagccaaaggcgggcccgaccaacgctgcttgcagctttatttctgtttgttttccttgtttttgtatccACTTCCTACcaatgctcttattttggtttccagtTCCTATTTGTTGCGCCGGGCACTGTTTGTTCACACACCTGCAGCCAATTATTTATGTTTTCACACCAGCACTCCCGAGTGCTCGAAGATCACATTCTAAGTTTGGAACGTTTCATGCAAAACTGCTTTCTCTTCTCTGTTTGAGTAATAAAACTCACcatcctggttcctgcatcttggggtcacaaaaacGGCAGCTATGCGCATTCTCTAACATGATTACACTTCAAttgaatttgatgcatgtttcGTAAATTtcattcatggtaaaaaaaagtttggttTTAGTGCAAAAGAAGATCATTTTACATCTCTGTTACTCGTACATTTCCGGCCGTGACGCAATCCCAGTGAGCCTCTTTCTGGGCCCGGCACCACACTGTGGCCCACATGGGACAGGGAGATCTAAATTGCCACCATACActtatcagtgacggagcaggaatgGGCTAggaacacattttcaatgtcattGAAAGCATTGTAAAGTTGTCATATATCCTTTTTGTTATGATACATATTCACACCATTAAAAGCTCGATATCAGGAAATGTCCTTAATGTTTGACTTTCATTAGAAATgtacaaaacaatacaaataatccTTTctagagagtttttttttttttttttggaacaattGGGCACACTGCAGCAGAGCTCTTGTTCATATTTGCCAGAGGGGAGCACGCTGCTTTATTGGGTGAACTTGCACGCTTTCTCATAAAAGTGCAATAAAAGCCCATCTGTTGGAAGAGTGATGCTGCAACAGTCTGCGGAAATGAACCTGCTAATGTGCTCCTGCCTTCCAACAACTCTTCTCTTCTCCCTCTCTTTTATGTGCTCACGCACTTTTTGCACTTTTAACTATTGTTTGCATGCTTAGTGACCAGGGGGGCGGAACCGGGATTGAAGAAGATCCTGGTGCTTTGCCCAAATAAGTTAATTTGAGTTTGTGTTCATTATTAGGAACATGCATgagtacaacatgatacattacacatgcatgcatacatgatacatcacacatgcatgcatacagcatgatacatcacacatgcatacatacaacatgatacatcacacatgcatgcatacaacatgatacatcacacatgcatgcatacaacatgatacatcacacatgcatgcgtacaacatgatacatcacacatgcatgcatacaacatgatacatcacacatgcatgcatacaacatgatacatcacacatgcatgcatacaacatgctacatcacacatgcatgcatacaacatgatacatcacacatgcatgcatacaacatgatacatcacacatgcatgcatacaacatgatacatcacacatgcatgcatacaacatgatacatcacacatgcatgcgtacaacatgatacatcacacatgcatgcgtacaacatgatacatcacacatgcatgcgtacaacatgatacatcacacatgcatgcgtacaacatgatacatcacacacgcatgcatacaacatgatacatcacacacgcatgcatacaacatgatacatcacacatgcatgcatacaacatgatacatcacacatgcatgcatacaacatgatacatcacacatgcatgcatacaacatgatacatcacacaagcatgcatacaacatgatacatcacacatgcatgcatacaacatgatacatcacacaagcatgcatacaacatgatacatcacacatgcatgcatacaacatgatacatcacacatgcatccatacaacatgatacatcatacatgcatacaacatgatacatcacacatgcatgcatacaacatgatacatcacacatacaacatgatacatcacacatgcatgcatacaacatgatacatcacacatgcatgcgtacaacatgatacatcacccatgcatgcgtacaacatgatacatcacacacgaatgcatacaacatgatacatcatacatgcatacaacatgatacatcacacatgcatgcatacaacatgatacatcacacatgcatgcgtacaacatgatacatcacacacgcatgcatacaacatgatacatcacacacgcatgcatacaacatgatacatcacacatgcatgcatacaacatgatacatcacatgcatgcatacaacatgatacatcacacatgcatgcatacaacatgatacatcacacatgcatgcatacaacatgatacatcacacatgcatacaacatgatacatcacacatgcatgcatacaacatgatacatcacacatgcatgcatacaacatgatacatcacacatgcatacaacatgatacatcacacatgcatgcgtacaacatgatacatcacacatgcatgcatacaacatgatacatcacacatgcatacaacatgatacatcaaacatgcatgcatacaacatgatacatcacacatgcatgcatacaacatgatacatcacacatgcatacaacatgatacatcacacatgcatgcttacaacatgatacatcacacatgcatgcatacaacatgatacatcacgcatgcatgcatacaacatgatacatcacacatgcatgcatacaacatgatacatcacacatgcatgcatacaacatgatacatcacacatgcatgcatacaacatgatacatcacacatgcatgcatacaacatgatacatcacacatgcatgcatacaacatgatacatcacacatgcatgcgtacaacatgatacatcacacatgcatgcatacaacatgatacatcacacatgcatgcatacaacatgatacatcacacatgcatgcatacaacatgatacatcacacatgcatgcatacaacatgatacatcacacatgcatgcatacaacatgatacatcacacatgcatgcgtacaacatgatacatcacacatgcatgcgtacaacatgatacatcacacatgcatgcgtacaacatgatacatcactaatgcatgcgtacaacatgatacatcacacatgcatgcatacaacatgatacatcacacacgcatgcatacaacatgatacatcacacacgcatgcatacaacatgatacatcacacatgcatgcatacaacatgatacatcacacatgcatggctacaacatgatacatcacacatgcatgcatacaacatgatacatcacacatgcatgcatacaacatgatacatcacacaagcatgcatacaacatgatacatcacacatgcatgcatacaacatgatacatcacacaagcatgcatacaacatgatacatcacacatgcatgcatacaacatgatacatcacacatgcatccatacaacatgatacatcatacatgcataaaacatgatacatcacacatgcatgcatacaacatgatacatcacacatacaacatgatacatcacacatgcatgcatacaacatgatacatcacacatgcatgcgtacaacatgatacatcacccatgcatgcgtaccacatgatacatcacacacgaatgcatacaacatgatacatcatacatgcatacaacatgatacatcacacatgcatgcatacaacatgatacatcacacatgcatgcgtacaacatgatacatcacacatgcatgcatacaacatgaaacatcacacacgcatgcatacaacatgatacatcacacatgcatgcatacaacatgatacatcacatgcatgcatacaacatgatacatcacacatgcatgcatacaacatgat
Coding sequences within:
- the vstm2l gene encoding V-set and transmembrane domain-containing protein 2-like protein isoform X2 gives rise to the protein MSLEVGGAYPHVHVFGGGRGLSSSACLWRWEEPIPRRMPLEVGGAYPQVHVIGGGRSLSPGACLWRWEGLIPRRMCLEVGGAYLHVHVFGGGRSLSPGACLWRWEGPIPRCMSLEVGGAYPQVHVFGSGRGLSPGACLWRWEEPIPRCMALEVGGAYPQVHVFGGGRGLSPGACLWKWEGPIPRCMSLEVGGAYPQVHVFGSGRGLSPGACLWRWEEPIPRCMALEVGGAYPQVHVFGGGRGLSPGACLWKWEGPIPRCMSLEVGGAYPQVHVFGGGRGLSPSACLWRWEGPIPRCMSLEVGGSLSTRRQPTQSRGEHANSAQKDPEPGIELKTFVL
- the vstm2l gene encoding V-set and transmembrane domain-containing protein 2-like protein isoform X1, whose product is MSLEVGGAYPQVHVFGGGRGLSLGACLWRWEELIPRCMPLEVGGAYPQVHVFGSGRGLSPCACLWRWEGPILKCMSLEVGGAYPQAHAFGGGRGLSPGACHWRWEEPIPRCMSLEVGGAYPQAHVFGSGRGLSPRACLWRWEEPIPRCMSLEVGGAYPPVHVFGGGRGLSPGACLWKWEGPISRCMSLEVGGAYPQVHGFGGGRGLSPGACLWRWEGPIPRCMSLEVGGTYPQVHVFGGGRGLSPGACLWKWEGPISRCMSLEVGGAYPQVHGFGGGRGLSPGACLWRWEGPIPRCMSLEVGGTYPQVHVFGGGRGLSPGACLWRWEGPIPKCMSLEVGGAYPQVHVFGGGREPEYSETTHAVTGRTCKFCTKRSRARDRTQDLRIVRQKHQPLYHRASPRPCQSNFIYKALSIYCFQIHRTRCSDPPLCAATLWWSRSLRVPMILGVMLSGGFMLPGRVSQDKPVLGEGSDKDQTSKTSLKNRHRTQISLARTRTTGNPLWSQARSWGLVGPGLFPLGLKRQHGSPLQWTHHP